One Prolixibacteraceae bacterium DNA segment encodes these proteins:
- a CDS encoding ISL3 family transposase, with product MKDLFTAALHIESPFYIDYLDFDTANKRLDVHVSFTRGSKFCYDGECDLSVHDTREKRWQHLNFFENECFIIAKVPRVITRSGRVVTLPMSWEGTVSGFTLLFEALLLPLLSNMPVHKVSKLTGIYDDKLWTLLTKYVEKSRSTEDFSDLEVVGIDETSCKKGHNYVTLFVDLKERRTVHVSEGKGSDTIASFCEIIPHKKEEDMPIESDCIKQVSCDMSPSFISGVQKHLPKASITFDKFHIMKLINEAVDSVRRTECKEEECLKGHRYLFLSNQDNYTKKQEESFNDLKISHSKLKSFRALRIRESFQDIYSYANTIEEFECLLKQWYYWATHSRLEPIKKVAKTIKNHWNGIVKWMDTKLNNGILEGLNSIVQSAKRRARGFRKTENFITMIYLITGKLDFRKINKHYRSF from the coding sequence ATGAAAGATTTATTCACAGCCGCCTTGCATATTGAAAGTCCATTTTATATTGATTATTTAGATTTTGACACAGCCAATAAACGACTAGATGTTCATGTTTCTTTTACAAGAGGATCTAAATTCTGTTATGATGGTGAATGTGATCTAAGTGTACATGATACAAGAGAGAAACGTTGGCAGCATTTGAATTTCTTTGAAAATGAATGTTTCATAATAGCTAAAGTACCAAGAGTAATAACAAGATCTGGTAGAGTTGTCACCTTACCTATGAGCTGGGAGGGAACAGTGAGTGGTTTTACACTACTATTTGAGGCGCTTTTATTACCACTACTTAGTAATATGCCAGTACATAAAGTATCGAAGCTTACAGGTATCTATGATGATAAATTATGGACATTACTGACTAAATATGTTGAGAAATCTAGGTCTACTGAAGATTTTTCTGACCTAGAAGTGGTTGGTATTGACGAGACTTCATGTAAAAAGGGCCATAATTACGTAACACTATTTGTCGATTTAAAGGAACGAAGAACTGTACATGTCTCGGAAGGAAAAGGGTCTGACACGATTGCATCATTTTGTGAGATTATCCCTCATAAGAAAGAAGAGGACATGCCAATAGAATCAGATTGTATCAAACAAGTTAGTTGTGATATGTCACCCTCCTTTATTAGCGGGGTACAAAAGCATCTACCTAAAGCATCTATTACATTTGATAAATTTCATATTATGAAACTTATCAATGAAGCAGTGGATAGTGTTCGACGCACTGAATGTAAGGAAGAAGAGTGTTTAAAAGGTCACCGATATTTGTTTTTAAGTAATCAAGACAATTACACAAAAAAGCAAGAGGAGTCTTTTAATGATCTAAAGATATCTCATAGTAAATTAAAAAGTTTTAGAGCATTACGCATAAGAGAAAGTTTCCAAGATATTTATTCCTATGCTAATACGATTGAAGAGTTCGAATGCTTATTGAAACAATGGTATTATTGGGCAACACACTCAAGATTAGAACCCATTAAGAAGGTGGCTAAAACAATAAAAAATCATTGGAATGGAATCGTTAAGTGGATGGATACTAAACTTAACAATGGAATTTTAGAAGGCCTTAATTCTATTGTCCAATCCGCAAAAAGAAGAGCACGTGGGTTTAGAAAAACAGAGAATTTCATTACGATGATATACTTGATCACAGGCAAATTAGATTTTAGAAAAATCAACAAACATTATCGCTCTTTTTAG